The window AAAACGCTTTTCAGACTCAACCCAAAAACGGTGGGTATGCAAATTTGGCTCGAAACGACGTTTGGTACGATTTTTTGCGTGCGATACATTGTTACCGGTAACTGGACGCTTACCCGTTACTTGACATACTTTAGCCATGGTCTTACTCGTCGTAATGTTAAAAAATTTAAATATTTGGCCGCTGACTTAACGACAAACACAGTATCGTTAACACTGACTCAATGCAGCAGCTAAATTGAGCGCGACTTTATACCAAAATAGCCGCTAGCAAGCAAATAAAATATCCGATTTCAGTGATATTTTCTTAACTGTCGCCATGCCTGCTGGCGGTAAGATCCGCGCCCAGCCAACAGCATAATCATAGCAAGCCATGCTCGGCAAAAGAGAAACTCTGCTGAGCGGCAATAATCCAGTGATCAAGCAATTGAATATCCAATAGGCGCAAGGCCTGCGCAATCGCCTCGGTAATCTGTTTATCCGCCGCTGAAGGCTGACAATGGCCTGAGGGGTGATTATGCGCCACCATCACCGCTTTGGCATTATGCAGCAGCGCCAGTTTGGCAATTTCGCGCGGATAAACAGGCGATCTATCCAAGGTGCCGAAAAAAAGCTCTTGATAGTGCAATAAACGGTATTGGCTGTCCAAAAATAAGCCGGCAAAAATCTCGCGCTGCTTATCCCAAAATCGCAGCTGCAAATCTTTGCGCACCCACTCTGCGCTTGCCATCAGCGGCCTATCCGGCTCTGACTCAGCAAAAAAGCGCCGCGCCAGCTCCAAGGCCGCCTGCAGCTGAGTATATTTAGCCAAACCCATTCCGGGTGCCAAACTAAACTGCTGAAAATCTGCGCGCAATACAGCATGAATACTGCCAAACTGACGCAGTAGCTGACGCGCCAAATCAACTGCGCTATAACCGGCAATACCGGTGCGCAAAAAGATCGCCAGCAATTCCTCATCGCTCAAAGCCTGCGCACCCACACTGAGTAAACGCTCGCGCGGCCGTGAGGCCGATGGCCATTGTGATATCGCCATGCTGATGTCCTTATCCAGCGAAGTTCTCTATCAACTGTAGCTGGCTCTGAAAAATCCTCAAGGTAAGTGCTTACCAACCCTCAAATATCGATAATTATTACACATAGTTGCGGCTGCAAGTTGGCAATCGGATGTTCACATATTATGATCAAGGCTTTGTAATTGGCAGATAATTTACCCCAACTATTCAGGCACCTATGAGCAGTTTAAGCAATAAACGTATTCTGGTTGGCATTACTGGCGGCATTGCCGCTTATAAAAGCTGTGAGATTGTGCGTAAATTAAAAGCTTATCGCTGTGATGTTCGGGTGGTGATGACCGAGGGCGCACAGGCCTTTATTACTCCACTGACGCTGCAGGCGCTGTCTGGCAATCCAGTGCATACAGCTTTATTGGATCCTGAGGCAGAGGCCGGCATGGGGCATATCGAGCTTGCCAAATGGGCGGATATTATTTTGGTTGCCCCCGCCTCAGCAGACTTTATTGCCAAAACGGCACAGGGCTTAGCCGGCGATCTACTCAGTACACTGCTGCTGGCCACTGAAGCTGATCGCTATATAGCCCCGGCCATGAACCAAAGCATGTATCAAGAAACGGTCACGCAAGACAATATTCAACAGCTGATGCAGCAGGCTTATCAGATATTAGGCCCAGGCGAAGGTGAGCAAGCCTGTGGTGACGTTGGGCCTGGACGGATGTTAGAGCCGTTGGAAATTGTGGAAGCCATCGCGCAGCGCTATCGGGCAAAACCGCTAAGCGGTAAACATATTGTTATTACTGCCGGACCAACCCGCGAACCCCTCGACCCAGTGCGCTATTTATCCAACCACAGCTCAGGCAAAATGGGCTATGCGCTGGCCAGCCAGGCTATTGCACTTGGCGCCAGCGTATGTTTAATTTCAGGGCCGGTGGCCTTAGTAGCACCTGAACGCTGCGAACTGATTCAGGTAGAGTCAGCAGTTG is drawn from Pseudomonadales bacterium and contains these coding sequences:
- the radC gene encoding DNA repair protein RadC, which produces MAISQWPSASRPRERLLSVGAQALSDEELLAIFLRTGIAGYSAVDLARQLLRQFGSIHAVLRADFQQFSLAPGMGLAKYTQLQAALELARRFFAESEPDRPLMASAEWVRKDLQLRFWDKQREIFAGLFLDSQYRLLHYQELFFGTLDRSPVYPREIAKLALLHNAKAVMVAHNHPSGHCQPSAADKQITEAIAQALRLLDIQLLDHWIIAAQQSFSFAEHGLL
- the coaBC gene encoding bifunctional phosphopantothenoylcysteine decarboxylase/phosphopantothenate--cysteine ligase CoaBC, whose protein sequence is MSSLSNKRILVGITGGIAAYKSCEIVRKLKAYRCDVRVVMTEGAQAFITPLTLQALSGNPVHTALLDPEAEAGMGHIELAKWADIILVAPASADFIAKTAQGLAGDLLSTLLLATEADRYIAPAMNQSMYQETVTQDNIQQLMQQAYQILGPGEGEQACGDVGPGRMLEPLEIVEAIAQRYRAKPLSGKHIVITAGPTREPLDPVRYLSNHSSGKMGYALASQAIALGASVCLISGPVALVAPERCELIQVESAVEMLNAALKASQDADIFIASAAVADYRPAEQAVQKIKKSNEQIDLQLVKNPDIIATVSQRYPELLTVGFAAETEQLIDHAKAKLMRKG
- the rpmB gene encoding 50S ribosomal protein L28, whose product is MAKVCQVTGKRPVTGNNVSHAKNRTKRRFEPNLHTHRFWVESEKRFVKLRVSAKGMRIIDKKGVEQVLADVRARGEKV